The following nucleotide sequence is from Glycine max cultivar Williams 82 chromosome 9, Glycine_max_v4.0, whole genome shotgun sequence.
TGCGGACACAGGTGTAGAGGCTGTTGAGGACAAGCATGAGGGATTTCCGGGTGGTCCGAGCGACCCATCCGTGTTGACCCTGTATGCGGATCACGTTGCTTGCAGCGTATGGACGAGAGAggtatttatactatttatttttagttacttgtaaattatactttatgattgaaattagttttcctttaaatgatgattttaacgaattttgcgttcctttatacttcaattcagaAGCGTCTTGAATTGAAGCTATCCTCTCATGGGAGGAAGGTCCACAGTTTAGGCAGACCTGTCCCTGCCATTGAGGGACTTGTTGCTGGTACAAGACTAAGTCCTCTGATCGCGTGTTCGGTAGACACCGGCGATCGGGGACTTTTCTCCGCGTTTGTGGAGCAGTGGCACCGGGAGACGTCTAGTTTCCATCTCCCAGTGGGAGAGCTCACCATCACGTTGGACGATGTCTCCTCGCTTCTCCATCTTCCCGTGATTGGCGACTTACATGCTTTTGAGCCCTTGCACGTGGACGATGCGGTTCAGATGCTGGTGGACTTGTTGATGGTCTCTCCAGAGTCTGCTAGGGCTGAGACAACCCAGTGTCGCGGACCGTACGTACGCCTGCAATGGGTACATGATATATATGAGCGCCGATGTCAGGTAGGTCATTGGACAGCTGCGGCTCACACATATCTTCTTCACCTTCTGGGTTGCACTttgtttgctaacaagagtgcaaccaatgTCCATGTTGTCTACTTGGAGGCCCTTTGTGACCTCAGTATGACAGAGAGGTACGCTTGGGGAGTGGCTGCTTTGGTGCATATGTACGATCAGCTGAACAATGTATCTATGAGCCACAACCGACAGCTTGGCGGTTACATCACACTGCTGCAggtaacaaatatgttttttattcgtTCAGCCTCAACAatgttcaactttaaattttgttacactttcattattaatgtttataattttgatgttaCATTTGTAGTGCTGGATTTACGAGCATTTTCCGTCGGTCGCGGACTCCACTGCTGAGCAGGAGTACGACGAGGATTCTCCGCGTGCGTGTAGGTGGATTGCGACCAAGAAGACCGTGAAGAGCATTCGTACACCGGTGTACAGGGAGTGCCTGGACCGA
It contains:
- the LOC102668544 gene encoding protein MAIN-LIKE 1-like, with the translated sequence MEAPAIVEDIVLDIPADTGVEAVEDKHEGFPGGPSDPSVLTLYADHVACSVWTREKRLELKLSSHGRKVHSLGRPVPAIEGLVAGTRLSPLIACSVDTGDRGLFSAFVEQWHRETSSFHLPVGELTITLDDVSSLLHLPVIGDLHAFEPLHVDDAVQMLVDLLMVSPESARAETTQCRGPYVRLQWVHDIYERRCQVGHWTAAAHTYLLHLLGCTLFANKSATNVHVVYLEALCDLSMTERYAWGVAALVHMYDQLNNVSMSHNRQLGGYITLLQCWIYEHFPSVADSTAEQEYDEDSPRACRWIATKKTVKSIRTPVYRECLDRLRISDVCWIPYGEHREVQDFHARSCYSGLLHWGPVAVYYRPERVVRQFGYTQTIPAPLVDSWVSYDDIHDRWMHYEDHIVPAGEVCVVPGACSSDYMDWFFRISHPFMTPGHALDSPPHGHAPQPRVVPQALQTDIPHVPEPGASSTSAEEPRHVVVSNTNNLRHLPQYLHNNLCNQFVLYVTGSL